The Bubalus bubalis isolate 160015118507 breed Murrah chromosome 18, NDDB_SH_1, whole genome shotgun sequence genome contains a region encoding:
- the LOC102394605 gene encoding binder of sperm protein homolog 2-like, with the protein MRSPVGWLSLALCLHGLKSDLIFRIPRPFSVFSNYSCIFPFVYDDIIYYSCISVRSDYAWCSIDEMFQGRWRYCTAKDPPSCTFPFLYRNKYFSKCTKEGYVLSRSWCSLTRDYNKDGKWKQCSPYHL; encoded by the exons ATGAGAAGCCCGGTGGGATGGCTGTCCCTGGCCCTCTGCCTACATGGGCTGAAATCAG acttgaTTTTCCGTATCCCTCGTCCATTCTCAG tgTTTAGTAACTATTcctgtatctttccatttgtgtatGATGACATCATCTACTACAGCTGCATCTCCGTCCGCAGTGACTATGCCTGGTGCTCTATCGACGAGATGTTCCAAGGTAGATGGCGGTACTGCACCGCGAAAG ATCCCCCAAGCTGCACCTTCCCTTTCTTGTAcagaaataaatacttttctaAGTGCACCAAGGAAGGCTATGTTTTGAGTCGGAGTTGGTGTTCATTGACAAGAGATTATAACAAAGacggaaaatggaaacagtgctcCCCTTACCA TCTATAA